The stretch of DNA GACATTACCAATATTTTCGAGGAAGAGCCCACTTCGAATTTTGCGTTGGGAGCTATTATATCTTATACAAAACATTTCACTCAAGAGGCAAAAAGTGCTTTTTTCATTATTGTCATCACAGAAATAATTCGTGAATTTGGGACTTAACCTGGCCTATTACATATTTTTCTTCCTTTGTTATGTTCTGGTATTTTTGTGGTTATACGTCAAAGGTTCTAATTTAGAAATAACAGCCTCTAGCCTTAAACCAACAAGATAACAGCAAAATTAGAAACCACaagagtaagaaaaaaatacagttctGATAACAATACCTTCAAAACTAATAATTAGCAACAAACCGCTCACAAagaaaaataccttttttctttaaaaaaccTTTTAGCGCATACTTAGTACGCTGGTGTAATGATTATCCTTAGTTTTCTTCCATTTTGGGTATTTGAATGTTTCTTTCTTTAAGTTTCAATTGTCCTTAAATCCTTTTAAGCCATTAGAACAATAGTAGACCTCACTGCGGCGAAATTACACACAGGCAAACAATAGAAGGCTGAGGCTTATTGCGTCTTTAAGTTTTCTTTGCTTTTCGTTCTGAAATTTGATTTCGACCTTTAAGAAAATTAGGACTAACAGGTTTTCTGAAGCCACCAGGTTTATGATGTAATCTTTTTAAATGGACATTATGTAAAAGCGAGAGTTGTTTGTGTCAGTACAACGAAGATAAATCTcgaccaaaatatttttaaccaTAGCTTTCAAGAGAAAACCCCAGCATGAAGTTCATGTCAAAAAGTTAAAAGTGGTTTATCTATTATCTATACAATCATTTCttcaagttaaaaaaatgggTTTCAAGTCTTAAGGTATTTTCTTGCTGTTTCAAATATTCATGTAAAATCATCCCTGGGATAAAACCGAGTTGTTAAACCATGACGAAGCAAAGAGGGCACCAAAATCAATTCAATATTGCTCTTCTAACCATCTTAGAAGATTTTCGTATTGGATCAAAGTAAAAAACATTGCGGCATTGATTGAAACCTGTTCTTAGGATACTTTTAATTCCTTTTGGCACTGGTTTAATAACAATCGTAACAAGATTTGTTCAAGTATTTACAATGAGTTAACGTCAGGAATCCAAATTAAATTCCATAGAAAAGTCTAAAGTGTGAAGTTTTTGTAAGCGAATAGTTGAGGATTTAAGAAAAGGGTCGACAATAAAGTCACAAGTTGTGTTTACTCTATTGTTCAACGGCTCATATAGAGATCAAAAAGCTAACAAAAGTCAAGTTTTTATTGCGTTAGTCGTAGATGAGCTCataaaaacagcaaataagACGTGAGACTGGTTCATCTCAAAACGAAGTTCGTGATTACTTGGTTCATATGATAAGCGTCAGTGATCGACCACAGAtgcttttaatgaaaattacgccCTTACAGTACATTATCCCTTCCCTATCTACGCGCCCTTAACTAGAAATACGAGTCGGGAGCCTCTTTCATTGGGTACCCTAATGAAAGATTATTCAGAGGTGATAAATCCGAAAGCCATGTGAACGAAAGTGTGAGCACAATTTCACACCTGGGCCAACGCAACTGAAATATGATTGGTGGAGGGAAACCCAATCGCGGTAAATTCCACCACGGCAGCCAATCAGAAGCGAGTGTTTTATCCCTGGGGTGATGATCATAGGCAGGTCACTTTTACACAGATTCCGACACCTTTGGCGCTAAACGCGCGCTGTACAAACTACCTTCTCATTAGCATTGTTGTGTGCGGGATCGACCAATGAATGCGCTCGTTATTCTTTGagtttatagttttttttcaggcAGCACTTGTTAAGTAAACAGAGGGAAAGGTGAGAGTTCTGTGCCGGCGACACGCGACCGAACTCATTCGCTAATTAGCAGTCTTAGCGAGAACAACCGAGTCATCGTCACTAGAGTTCGAAGTATATACTTAGCACCATCACACTTGGGGGACATCTTGATTTATGGTCTTCACAACCATGAACCAGAGGCAAGAAAGCGCAGAGATGCTACTGTCATCAAAAGCCGCTGCCTTTTCCATCGCAAACCTCCTGACGGACAGCGCCAACAAAGTTGACAGAACTTCGCGAATTTACTGGAGAAAAGAGCAGAGCAAGAACGAAGGGAAAGACCTCGTAAAACTAAGTGACCGTCCTTACAAAGATCTCATCGCGTTAGACTCATGTACTTCGTATCTCTCAAGAAAACATCCCACTCAGGAACTACAAACAGGTTACTCGATCAAGAAGATCCTAGAAAAATCTGAATCTCCAGTTAAGAGAACAGAATCTGAACTTGGCCCATTACAACAGTTCGCGGCTTGTTGCGACCTTGTCCGCAATATGGACGTGCTACGCGGTGAACTCGCGTACAAGGGAGACCCTAGACTTGTCACTGCACCCAGGGAAGTACAAGTGGCCCTGCAGCAGAGCGAGCTGTGGTGGAAGTTCTACGCCTGCGGTACTGAAATGGTGATAACACGCACAGGAAGGTGAGTCAAACACTACTTCTTACCAAAGGTAGCCACTTCCTCCCTAGTTCAGAGGGTAGACACTTCCGCTTCAAATGTGACGCTAAATCATGCAGGTGAAGGACGTGACATTCGTAACCCTCAGTTCGTTTTCAGGTTTATGCGCTAGTTAACAGTAAAATGGAAGCAAAAAGATACCAGACCAATTTCGAAATGGCGATTCCGTAAATATCCAATGAGACATAAGGTTTAGACTAACAATTCTCTGCTTTTGAATATACCATTTTTTAACGACTTTTTATGTCTTTTTCACACATTCATCAGTTAAACTATTGGTAGTTCGAAATAAAAACATCGAAGTTGAAATGATCTCTTGATCATTTCGTTAGGTGTGATAAACTTACTCATTTAAAAATAGCTATTAATCTTGAGAGTGCAGCCCAAAACCGCGTAGAATATTGTATCATTTTGAATGGTTTTCCAAAGACcgcaaaaaagaaagaataaacAATCAACCACTCAGTCAAGTTCTgtattaatatatatttttctatgCAAGTTCTACAGTGGAAATCAACTTCTTTTTTGGTTTCATCTCTAAAAGCATATATGACACATTCTTATTGGTTATAAAACGACACATAAACACTTCTACCTCAATGCAAGGTCACGCTAAACGCCTTAGCGCATTATTTCATTCACACATTTTCTATGAATTTCCGTAGACGtgctaaaaacaacaacaaaagacaCGCCTCGAACAAACAGAGTCCTTCTCTACATATGATGACAACTTTTCTTTCATCTCGCACTTCGTTTAGACTCACGATATACTTGCAGCGGTTTTTGCGTAAATTAACAACGAAAATCGATACCTGGAATACCGTAAGTCATTTCGATTAACCTAACCCGTATTAAAACTCGCTTCCGCTAATTAACTTTTTTTATGCGATCCAAAAATCAAAGCAATATCCCTTATACGTTttcaatataaataaaaagttgTGAGATTTTGTTACGAAATCACCAAAGAACGAGTTACAACGATATTATTTAACTGCAATTTCagtatttgagaaaaaaaccTTTGATAATAAATTATGACGTCGTGTTAAAAATTTTCTTGTCCGCACAACCTCGGGTTTCTTCGATAAGTTGTTATTTCCtttcacgtttttttttttgtcgggAGCACGCTCTGGTAGATCTAAAAGCGGGTTTGAAGAAGAAAATACACTAGAGCCTTGAAGACAAAGAAGGCGACGGTTGCACAGAGAAGAGAGACAACACCGAGAGGACCCTTAACcgtttttattattacatCCATCAATCAAAAAACGTCAAAAAGAACCCCAACAAAACGACCAAAACTCGCTCAAATATTTGTAAACATTCTTAGTCAGCTTTAAAAACGGTTCTGTAGCAATGGCACAAGCGAGTAGCCGTAAAAACGGTCTATTCAGTTCGAATGTTTAGTCGAGATAATGTGGATTGTGGCCTTTAGCCGGATGGTGAGGATTTGCTGGTTAGCACGCGCATCGAGTTCTCGTCGCGACTTCACTGCACAATGGTTCACAATAGTGGCGGTCTATAATGTTCTTTAAGTTTATTGAACACTCGAAGGATTCTTTCTTGGTATTTAAGTTAAAACAGTATGGACACGGCTATATAATGACTATTGGCGACACCCCAAGTACAGGTGTAAGTTGTGGCGTTTGGCTCAAAAGCAAAAACTACTCTTTTGGCCTGAAGTTTGAATATGCAAAACTTTCTGATCTAATTCTGATTAGATTTATTCACATGTGGGCACAAAAGGGTTTTGATCGCTTATCTCGGGCGACTAAGAGCAATTGAAATACAGTCTAGGAGGATAAATAGTCACGAGTGAGCACTCCAGAAACTCCCCTGCGACGCGAATCGTGTGCATTGAGACGTTACCAAGACGTGATACTTATCTGGTGATTTGCGCAGATTCACGGGGCCGGCTCGAGATAAGAGCTTAAGAGAGTAAAGATAGCGGTGATGGCGTGTTAAAGTCGTGCTCTCCATTGGAAGCTAGGGTCTGAACTTGAGCACATGGCGTAAAGGAAAACAAGGAGGGTATTCTTTTTATTCATTACATTCAAGCGCAGAGCTACTATGGTGAACAACAGGACAATCGACTAGAAAAGCAATAGTCACTCGCATGGGTCCATCCCTGGGGACGCAAAGCGCGAACGAGGCTTAACAGAATAACTTACAAGAATTCCCCCCTCTTAGGCCATCTGAACATAAAGTCTTTTTCACCATGACCGTATGGGCCCTTCTAACGACCAGGCAAACGCTGTGAGGACCTGCACTCGGCAAATAGCACAGCGAGATGAAAACCTTGCAAAAGTCAATATAAACGAGTTCTCTCCAGGGCATGTCTGGATTGTCTAACACACGTGCCCGGAAAAAATGGGTGTGGTCCATTGTGTCGGCCCCTCACAATTACACTTATTAAGAAGTTATTATAACTGCGATTTCCCCAGTGGACAGATGACACTCGGTGCAGCCGGTGTACACTTAGGAGACACATTGAGCGAGAGTTTCTGTTAAAGGAATAGGAAGACCCCGCTCTAAGGCACTGGGACATTGTGTGACACGAGTGGGCCGTATCGATGCCCTATATTGTACAACCGGGTGAATGGGAGCGTAACAAAGACATCTATTCCAAGGCTAATGAGGACTAAAGGCGAGGTCTTATTAAGACATAAAGCTTTTCATTAGTAAAGCGACGTAGGCGTCCACCGACGATAAATTCCGACCACTTGCTTTACGATGATAAAGAACAGATAACGCTGCCTGTCCCGCGCTGGCTTAGACCAGATTAACCCTTATTGTACCTTTTTTATCACACAGACGGATGTTCCCGACGCTCGCGCTGTCGTTCCTAGGGATGGATCCTCGCAGGTACTACTCCGTTCATGTCGACCTGACGCCCATGGACGGATACAGCTACACATTCGCTAACAATGCCTGGCAAGTAAGCGCCATGGCGAGCGAGGTTAGCCATCTGCCTTATGTACAGTCCTACCGGGCCGAAGACACTGTGCACACGGGCTTGTATTGGATGAAGAACGGCGTGGACTTTAAGAAGATTCGATTGACGAACCGAAGAACTGGGTCTTTCAAAGAAGGCGAGGTGAGATTAAGTTAAGCTTTTTATCAGAATTCCTAAGAAATCAAACTTAAGGGTTAGGTAAGTTCAAAGTAATATCATAGcaaattgttgtttttattcccATTTTTATTCATTGTTCGAAAGTCACAGCTGCGATTGTCGCTGTTCTATCCTCTTTCGCAAAATTTCGTGTCCCTCCACGACGCGCATGGAATCACGGGTAACTATCCGCCTCGTGTTATTTCTCTAAGGCTTTGAGTGAAGCTTGCTTTGCGAGTTCGTATTCAACCCCTAAAAAAGCAAAACCCTTGAAGAAAGGATCTAAAAGGAAAAATCGATCGCCATTGATATTATGGCGAGGTTTGGGGGCCTGACAGCTACTAATATTCGAGATATCTTAGATACTAAGTTGTCTATTTTCGCAATTTCCCAAACGAAGGGTCATTACTAATTCATGAAAGCACTCCATTGTCTAAGAGTTCGCAACCCCCTCGTGCACAAAGAACATGGACATCGTTTTAGACTTTTACACTTGTTCTATAGTGTTTAGTGTTGAGAAACTTTGTGTATAAGTATATGGCTATCCTATTTGCACTATCGCCTACACCTGAGATGATAAAATGGGCCGACTTTTTTGTGACGTATGGATGCGGCCGCACAAATACACGCGAGATATCAAAACTCACCACAAACTAAGaaaattataatagaaaaagcCGACAGCTCTTCTGATTATACTATCTTTAACCGAGAAAAGTACCTCTTGACAAAACTTAACTcttcattatttattatacaaaaaaacatgcagAAACACGGGAATGTGTATTTAAAACAGTCAAATGTAGAGGTGCGGAAGAAAACCCCTAGCCATATTTCCTCATCAAGCGAGAATTCTTTCAAGTCTTTTATTTAGAACAACAATGCCCTTAGTTTTTCTTCCCCTTTATTTCTCAAGAACTCACTTTATATTGCTTTCTCTTTCAGCTTCATTTAAGCCCTAACAGAAAGTACCAACCGAGAATCCACATAGTCGAAGAGACGGAGGAAGGAGTTAAAGTTTCTTGCTCAACTTACGTATTCCCCGAGACAGCTTTTATCGCAGTCACTACATATCAAAACGAAGAGGTACATTTGTCATTTAAAAATTACCACACATTGCGTAAAGATAAGGATGCACTGAAAGCGATTTGATGTCTAGATGTTACGCGCACGAGAATACGACAGGCTTCATCGCATTGCTAGACGCCCATGTATAGGATTGTGCTGAAAGCGATTTGATGTTTTGCGCGCGAGTAAATGTGACAGACTTCATCGCTACTCGAGGACACATGAAAAGGTTGTCAAATTCAACTACTAAGCAATACTGCTCCTAAATCGCCACACAAAAACtataataaacaaacttcATGTACAAATTGCCCTGTCGTGTGACTTAAAGGCATATGTTTCCCCTATTACTGTTTaagaaaaagtaaataaaaaagcatATTCTAAACAGGTGATTTTTGGAGCAAGCCTGTTTGTTGAATTTAGCATGTCTCCCCTAAGGATATATTAGTTATTTCATCTTTGATTGAAAAGTGTTTTCGAGTTTGCGAGATCGCTAATCGACGTCTTTGTGTTGTAGCTGATTCAACTTAAGATCGATCACAACCCGTTTGCCAAAGGCTTCCGCGACAAAGGGacaaggtgagacattacaAGTCACATTTCATGTCTATTTGTTTACGATTCACTTTGCTTATTGCTTCTGAATAGCTCTATGGTAGAATAAGCTTATAGAGAGGTTACTTGTTCGCGTTTCAAAGGCATCAAATGAGAACTCTATGGCTTCGTGTGATTCGGTTACGAAAAGAACCCTTTAAACTCTATTAATATTGTCAAGTAGGTCCTTAACCGGTGGTGCGCTTTTCTGAATAAAAACGGAAAGGTTCTTAAGCTCAGAATGGAAGAGAATGGAGTCCAGCGGGGGGTATAGATTCTCTGCAAACACATCGACCCCCTAGTGAGCCCACTTGCGCCACGTAATTCGGTCGAGTGTTCTCAATGACTTCAAACAAGCATAATCTACGGGATATTGCACATGGGTACGGTGAAATGCGTTCATATACTGCTTAGGAAACCAGCAATTCCACGCTGTGATATAGTGCTTGCGATAGTAAAAGAACACGCTGAGCACATTGGTATGTCTCTCGGGAGGGCTTTTGTAGTGAGCTTGTGTGTCAAGACTCAATCACAAACTAAAGGTCTAACCCCTTTGCGTACAATGTGGAAGTAGAAACATTAAAATGAAAAGAACAGAAACTGAAAAAGAACAGAACTGAAAAGAACACACTTTTCATTTTGGTATGTTTTTCTGGAAGGTTTTTGTATTGAACTAATTCTTACTCCGAAAAATCATGAAGTTCAATCACGAGAACTAAAGGTGTGCCCGTGTACAAAGTACATTTTGGGaaaaagaaacattaaaatatatatttataatgtAAGGGCGCACGCAACATACTTtgtaaacatattttgaaatgaAGTTAACTTTTAAACGAAGTTTAATCAAATGTCGAGCCATAGGCTATCGTTAATGTCTGTAGCATAATTTCCCTTAACAGTTTGAATTGAATACTGCTTATAGGATCCCCACGGTCCTGACTTTCTACTCATTGTATTCGATACAATGATGTCATTTTTATTGATCAACCAAGACAATAAAGTTCTTATAATTATGAATTTTTTAAATGGGATCCACACAATATGATTTCAATAGTTTTACGTTGGAAAGTTAGTGTTATTGAAcggatctcttttttttggtTAAGAACAAGAATGACTTACGAAAAGGATAATTTGCGGTAAAAATGAATATTTTCCTCACCGTTTCGATTGGTGGCAGATTGACAGGGgataaagatgtttttttatcaaaaagaaAGAGAATTGAAAGAAAGGTGGATCGGTTTTCGAAAAACGATAAAAAAGGTCTTTACATCGCTCGCTTTAAGAAATGTTGGATGAtacaaataacaataaaatctTAAAGGAGGCTTCTTGAAGCCAATGGAAATCTTTCATATATCATGTTCTCTCTTCATCGGCCAATACTGTCCGAAAGGCTCAAATATTTTGTCTCATAAAATTGACAATGGTTCGTGAGCTAAGCGACAATTTGAACATGTGATTAATGAATAAGCGAACCCCAGCTTGCAGCCCTCCATACAATATCGTAAAGTTGATAACAAAAATTCACAATGTCGAAGTGTTCGCTTTTGTGTGACCTATCGTTTAATGTCTTAACAGAGGCAAGCTAATAAATAACCCCTAAATCTCTATACATATTCTACTGTCTTTCTCATTTCTTTCGGCatctctttcttcttcttttaaaTTCCTTTATTAAAACACTACAGGATTCCCTTCAAATGTAATTTACTCTAATTTGGAGTTTCTTAAGGCCTTCTGTTTAGAAACTTTAGTTATGCACGTGTAGTTAAAGAATAAGCTAAAGAAATTTCTTTGGTAAATAGCGTCATAATTTATCGGTAAGGATAAATTAAAACACTCTTTATACTTCTAAAGGACAGAAGCATTAATTTCTACAATAAACTCGAGCAAGCATCGAATATAATCACTCATAAAAGCTAGTCTAATCTTATTTTATCATGAAAGACAAGATTGATAAGCGAATAAATTCAAAACTATGACTTTGAAACAAGGAGACTTTTTGCCATAATTTCTTCGACTACAGATCCCAATAAAATCATTTTACACAGAACGATTCAAAAGACATgaaaaatacatatttttgttcttattcTTTTCTAAAGTTTTATCAACATTCGTGCAACCTATCaagtattttaatataaacTCTTTTCTAGaataaacaaaaccaaaaacgATCTCCTATTTAGTGCAGTATTTGCTGTTTGCTTAGGGTATACCACTTTTCATTCTCTGTATTTTCTTCCACTTATTGAGCAAACTTACAAGCCTCTTCCGGATACAAAGACCGGTAATTAAAACTCGCTTTAAATGTCAATTTGTAACAGAACTAGTTGTTTTTGGTTGTCAGGACTGTTTGAGCCGGTCGATTCACGAAGCTTCAGCTCACACGTGTGTACGCGTGGCCATCATCCCTCGCAAAGTCACTGGAATTTGTTTGGATATTTTACCTATTACACCTAGATGTTgtgataaaaagataaaagccTTATGGCTCGCTAAATTACACAGATAATCTCATAAAACGcttagaaaataataataatttcgTTTTCAAATCGGCGAAGCGACCAGCTTATGCTAGATTCTACTGATAAAATGCTATTAAACAGCTACGTTCTAAACTCCAAAGATAGAAATTCCGAATTTAAGTTTACAACTATTTCTCGTATGAAGTTCGAGAAAATACAGCGTACGGAAATAAAGGAGATTAATTAAACCACGTGTAAAAGCGAAACGGAAAAATAAAACGCAAATGCACatataaaaaccttttttctttacaaaaaCTGTCATAATTGGCGACAAAACGTCCGTAAGATCAAGTGACAGTCGATATAGCAGAACTATCGGTTAGCTGGAGAAGTTATCTCTTTTGTGGGCCTACAAGACCCTTGATTGTCTGTCTGGAGGCGCGTGCCAAGGAattatcattgataatgaACTAATTGAATGGACGGAAATCTGCACTGCGAATTCAAGAAAGCAAACTGGTTCCTTTGTTTGAGTTTTATGACTGTACATGTGAAAACTACTCTAACAAGTCTTGCGCCACTGTGTAGAAGATGACCACATTATGAGCTGTATATATCATTttggcaattttttttattcattggaaataaaatgtttcaaaaCACATTTACTCTAATTGCGAAAGTGCAAAACTTGAAAAACGCAAACGAGTGACGATGGCTTTTGTTCGAATATATTGTGTCTCGTTACACTGggttttgaaaatatatttcatcTGAAAGAAAACTTAGATTTTGATTGAATGGTATTCTTTCTCAACACATTTCTTACGATTTCAACACATTTCTTACCATTTTGGGAAAAAAGCATACAGTATGCTTTTAACCATAAAAAGAAGACAGCGAAggcgttttgaaaaaaaaaattataagactttattttttgaaaatgggATTCTTGTGGCAATCAAAAAGgaggtgattttttttttaattaaaccGAATGATGAGAACCGGCTTGCAATATTGTCCTGTCGATGGAAATATGGACAGAAAAAGAGTATGAAGACAATCACCAAGTCAGGCTAGGACTGCGGTGCATGGAGACGAGGCTCTCGATTACCATGGCAGCCAAAATCCCTTAGGTTGGAACCTTTTTGAAGCACACTCATAATTCATGAATATGAAAAAAGCTGAGTTCGCGAGCCTTTGTGAAAACGCGAAATCGGTGAATTGATATAATACTTTAAACCATGTCGAACTTGGGCTATATTCTTTTGCTCGATAATTTTTAAGCGTATGGATGGAATGTGGACGGGTTGAAATAACCCCTTTATAAGAAAAAGAACAATTCAATATTGTACATACATGATAATGATATGTAATTGgccaatttattttttatttttttcagacgAAGATTCACTCCATACGAACATAGATCACACAGTCATTACAGCTCAAGCGACAATGCCTAATATGGGCAACATTACCTTATGAGGTGATATCTTGGAAAGCAGAAGTGCCATTAAAAGGAAGGGTGAATCCATATATGGCGAATGGCCATACAAGACCTCGCTGAAAGGTCGCTAAGGCAGAGCAAAGCTTTGCGAGCGTCCTCCATGACAGACGTTTACATGAAACCCGGGATGCGAAGGGAGATCCAACAGAAATACGTGGAACTAGAATACACATTAAACATATCATACTAGCTCATTCTGAGTTCCCTTCCCAcaataaaactttttaaagAGCCTTTGTCAACCGCAcctttgttgctgtttttaaCAAACGTTGGAAGACAAAATATAAGAAGAAACCACCATCAAAAAATAACATCGTATGCTTTATTTACCGAATTCAGTCGAAAACACCGCAATTAACCCAAATCACAAGGTAAATGGATGTACTCTCGCACACAAGGAGGAAATTTGTTAGGATGATGGCAAATTGGCGGCTGGCAGAGTCTCTTTAAAGAGTGAGACACATTTACGTAGTTACTTCAACATGGAAGGAACAATGTTAGTTACCAAAAAAAgatatctaaaaaaattccTAAGTTTTGGTCGTGAGACATTAGTATAATTTGTACTTTAAAAgtcaaaatcataaaaaaacgaCATCAACATGATCATTATTatatgattattattttatcgTTTGCTTTCTTGGCTACTGCGAGAATCTAAGGGTGAGGTGGGGGTGAGGTGGGGGTGAGGTGGGGGTGAGGTGGGGgtgaggtgggggtgggggtggggtgggggtgaggtGGGGGTGAGGTGGGGGTGAGGTGGGGgtgaggtgggggtggggtgggggtgaggtGGGGGTGAGGTGGGGGTGAGGTGGGGTGGAAGGGCGCACTGCGGTAGAATCTGATCAAATGCCGGTGTAAGGCAAGGGAGGCTTAAATTTGCCGTTCGCTGCTGCGAGGATCATGATCATGTTTCCCATACCCCCTAATAGCAAAACTCCTGAAACTTGTATAAAACAATTATTGCAAATCAAGTTCCTTATTCAAGACTCATGGGAAAAGCACAATACTCTACAGCAAGCTGGAATTCAAACcaagattgatataagtgccCTTGGAATGCCGCGATTTCCGCAGGTTGGGAAACACCCCTAATAGTAAAGAGGCTGAACTCTCAGTCAAAAGTTAACAAATGCTTTCATGTCCACCCTCCGAGTAAAAGAGCTTCAAGCTCTCCCTCGGCTACTCTAAAAAAGAAGGGTGGACTAACTATTTATCTCAAGATCCACTCTGATTTCGGACATGCGTGGATCCAGACCTATTTACACCAGTTAGATCAAAATTTTAGTGCAAATCTTCATTATGTTGAGGCGACAGTGTTCagcgctgttttttttttttttcacaggcAACATTTTTCCTGGATCCGTGCCTGTTATTACGAATAACAAACTCGTAGTTGAGTGCTATGAGCACCAtagaatccaaaatccttctTTTCTTGATTGACCACCCCGAAGAATAATACCACACTGCTGTGGACGAAGCGCATATTACATAGAACATAACATTCCAAACTGGAAATCGTTTTTCTACCATATTACTGTCgaagaaagggggaggggaggggaggctgTCACTGCTACATGTTCAAATAAACTTTCATTTCACCGAACTAAGCCTATGTGATTCCAACTTTTTGATATCATCTTTTCATTAGCAAACGGTAAAAAACGCAAGTTTtcgatagaaaaaaagtagtcgggtatacaactacagcggcGATTACTTCTATGTATAGAAAAGCAGTATAAGGAAACGCAGGGTTCGCCATTTCTGAGGAcagaaaaacattaaaaacgtGAAGAAACGAAAAGGAGAAAAATTCCCATGAAAGTTCTTATCACCGGCACCCTTACCATATGGCTGCCGACATATGGT from Nematostella vectensis chromosome 8, jaNemVect1.1, whole genome shotgun sequence encodes:
- the LOC5506001 gene encoding T-box transcription factor TBX15; protein product: MVFTTMNQRQESAEMLLSSKAAAFSIANLLTDSANKVDRTSRIYWRKEQSKNEGKDLVKLSDRPYKDLIALDSCTSYLSRKHPTQELQTGYSIKKILEKSESPVKRTESELGPLQQFAACCDLVRNMDVLRGELAYKGDPRLVTAPREVQVALQQSELWWKFYACGTEMVITRTGRRMFPTLALSFLGMDPRRYYSVHVDLTPMDGYSYTFANNAWQVSAMASEVSHLPYVQSYRAEDTVHTGLYWMKNGVDFKKIRLTNRRTGSFKEGELHLSPNRKYQPRIHIVEETEEGVKVSCSTYVFPETAFIAVTTYQNEELIQLKIDHNPFAKGFRDKGTRRRFTPYEHRSHSHYSSSDNA